In the genome of Olsenella profusa DSM 13989, one region contains:
- a CDS encoding molybdopterin-binding protein has translation MRLVKTEDAIGHVLCHDMTQILPGDGRGSPRYKGPRFKKGHVVTAEDVPVLLSMGKEHLYVWEAGPGMLHEDDAARRMAALCLGPGCVASGEPREGKIGIKAAHDGVYLVDSERLVAVNGCEEVMIATRKGGFAVSAGDDLAGTRVVPLVVRESVVEAAERAADIGRMGPLMCVEPWRLGTAAIIATGSEVAKGLIEDRFTPVVEAKLARFGIKTTWHATPGDDMDALVAAIGEARETGVDMVVCTGGMSVDPDDNTPGAIKRAGARIVTYGAPVLPGAMLLVGYFDESDAAGEPRAVPVVGLPGCVMYSAATVFDLVLPRIAAGVEVRRRDVVQLGEGGLCLHCEPCTFPVCPFGK, from the coding sequence ATGAGGCTTGTTAAGACCGAGGACGCCATCGGGCACGTGCTGTGCCACGACATGACCCAGATTCTGCCCGGTGACGGCAGGGGCTCGCCGCGCTACAAGGGACCTCGCTTCAAGAAGGGCCACGTGGTCACGGCCGAGGATGTGCCGGTGCTGCTCTCCATGGGCAAGGAGCACCTCTACGTGTGGGAGGCCGGACCCGGCATGCTCCACGAGGACGATGCCGCCCGGCGTATGGCCGCGCTCTGCCTAGGTCCGGGCTGCGTGGCGTCGGGCGAGCCCCGCGAGGGCAAGATCGGCATCAAGGCCGCGCATGACGGCGTCTATCTTGTCGACTCGGAGCGCCTTGTGGCGGTAAACGGCTGCGAGGAGGTCATGATCGCCACGCGCAAGGGCGGCTTTGCCGTATCCGCAGGCGACGACCTTGCTGGCACACGCGTGGTCCCGCTGGTCGTGAGGGAGTCTGTGGTCGAGGCGGCAGAGCGTGCGGCAGACATCGGGAGGATGGGCCCGCTCATGTGCGTGGAGCCGTGGCGCCTGGGGACGGCGGCCATTATCGCCACGGGATCCGAGGTGGCCAAGGGCCTTATCGAGGACCGCTTCACCCCTGTGGTGGAGGCCAAGCTCGCACGCTTTGGCATCAAGACGACCTGGCACGCCACGCCCGGCGACGATATGGACGCGCTGGTGGCGGCCATAGGCGAGGCGCGCGAGACCGGGGTCGACATGGTTGTGTGCACGGGTGGCATGAGCGTTGACCCAGATGACAACACCCCCGGCGCCATCAAGCGTGCGGGTGCGCGCATCGTGACCTATGGCGCGCCGGTCCTGCCGGGCGCGATGCTTCTCGTGGGCTACTTTGACGAGAGCGATGCTGCTGGCGAGCCGCGCGCGGTTCCCGTGGTGGGTCTGCCGGGCTGCGTCATGTACAGTGCTGCCACGGTCTTTGACCTGGTGCTGCCTCGCATTGCGGCCGGCGTGGAAGTGCGCCGACGCGACGTTGTGCAACTGGGCGAGGGCGGCCTGTGCCTGCATTGCGAGCCCTGCACCTTCCCCGTGTGCCCGTTTGGAAAGTAG
- the moaA gene encoding GTP 3',8-cyclase MoaA, with protein MHDDFGRDIRYLRLSVTDRCNCRCIYCMPEHGVPMLSRADILSFEEMRGIVAAAASLGVQKVRLTGGEPLVRRGIVDLVGMVAAVPGIEEVDMTTNATLLAPVAKDLRAARLTRLNVSLDTLNAERYARITRRDSLVDALAGLEAAHEAGFSNTKVNCVLVGGVNDDELRTMALLACDHDLTVRFIELMRMGACARWSKGCFVSADAVLDAVPELASVGKEGVSELYHAPGWRGNVGLIRSVTHRFCSSCDRIRVTADGRLKPCLHSSVEVDLRGLTGQELVEAMRGGIASKPRGHRMDDGRASDSARPMNEIGG; from the coding sequence ATGCATGACGACTTTGGCCGTGACATACGCTACCTGCGCCTCTCCGTAACGGACCGCTGCAACTGCCGCTGCATCTACTGCATGCCCGAGCATGGCGTGCCCATGCTGTCGCGCGCCGACATCCTCTCGTTCGAGGAGATGCGCGGCATTGTTGCCGCAGCGGCGTCCCTGGGTGTGCAAAAGGTGCGTCTCACGGGCGGCGAGCCCCTGGTGAGGCGCGGCATCGTGGACCTCGTGGGCATGGTCGCCGCTGTTCCTGGCATCGAAGAGGTGGACATGACCACCAACGCCACGCTGCTTGCACCCGTGGCGAAAGACCTGCGAGCTGCGAGGCTCACCCGTCTCAACGTGAGCCTCGACACGCTCAATGCCGAGCGCTACGCGCGCATCACGCGGCGGGACTCGCTTGTGGACGCGCTTGCGGGGCTCGAGGCTGCGCATGAAGCGGGCTTCTCGAACACCAAAGTCAACTGCGTGCTCGTGGGCGGCGTGAACGACGACGAGCTTCGTACCATGGCGCTTCTCGCGTGCGACCACGACCTTACAGTGCGCTTCATCGAGCTCATGCGCATGGGAGCGTGCGCCCGGTGGTCCAAGGGATGCTTCGTCTCTGCCGATGCGGTACTAGATGCCGTGCCCGAGCTTGCCTCCGTTGGCAAGGAGGGCGTCTCGGAGCTGTACCATGCCCCCGGCTGGCGTGGTAACGTTGGGCTCATACGATCCGTGACGCACAGGTTCTGCTCGAGCTGCGACCGCATCCGCGTGACGGCGGACGGTCGCCTGAAGCCGTGCCTTCACTCCTCGGTCGAGGTCGACCTTCGCGGGCTTACCGGCCAGGAGCTGGTGGAGGCCATGCGAGGCGGCATCGCGTCAAAGCCGCGGGGACACAGGATGGACGACGGTCGTGCGAGCGACTCCGCACGACCCATGAACGAGATAGGGGGCTGA
- a CDS encoding MogA/MoaB family molybdenum cofactor biosynthesis protein → MSHSETDKQQATASEAYTAVVITVSDRCSRKEREDASGPALVALLGERGYRVVATRVVPDEQPQIEAAIRAAAERDAALVLTTGGTGFSPRDVTPEATAAVCTRMAPGIPEAMRAASMAITPHACLSREVAGILDRTLVVNLPGSPKAAIENVSAVIGPIAHGIKMLRGGQADCAAEGH, encoded by the coding sequence ATGAGCCATAGCGAGACAGACAAGCAGCAGGCTACAGCAAGTGAGGCCTACACGGCAGTTGTGATTACCGTGAGCGACCGCTGCTCGCGCAAAGAGCGCGAGGACGCCTCTGGACCGGCGCTCGTAGCGCTTCTCGGCGAGAGGGGCTACCGCGTGGTGGCAACGCGCGTGGTGCCCGATGAGCAGCCACAGATAGAGGCGGCCATCAGGGCGGCGGCAGAGCGGGACGCGGCGCTCGTCCTCACCACGGGTGGCACGGGCTTCTCGCCACGCGACGTGACGCCCGAGGCAACTGCGGCCGTGTGCACGCGCATGGCACCAGGGATCCCCGAGGCCATGCGTGCCGCCTCGATGGCCATCACGCCGCATGCTTGCCTCTCGCGCGAGGTGGCTGGCATCCTGGACCGCACGCTTGTGGTGAACCTGCCGGGGAGCCCCAAGGCCGCAATTGAGAACGTCTCCGCAGTCATCGGGCCCATCGCGCACGGGATCAAGATGCTGCGTGGCGGGCAGGCGGACTGCGCGGCAGAAGGGCACTAG
- the moaC gene encoding cyclic pyranopterin monophosphate synthase MoaC translates to MGLTHFDGEGRARMVDVSAKPKTQRVACAAGRVLMRPDTLELVRTGGISKGDVLAVAQVAGIMAAKRCWELVPMCHPIQLTGVDVSFSYEKGGIAFTATTRCCGETGVEMEALTAASVTGLTIYDMCKAHQRDMVITGVRLLEKDGGKSGHFVRAAGDDPAAATEADTASLPHGTVVATCISEKKGTRKQAVDAIELKVGKGIEGDAHAGGWHRQVSLLANESVDLMRAKGIELAPGDFAENVLTQGIDVKSLPVGTTLAVGPARMVVTQIGKACHNDCEIRRLTGMCVMPTDGVFCVVTRGGAVRAGDEVRVMGEGELA, encoded by the coding sequence ATGGGGCTCACGCACTTCGACGGGGAGGGGCGCGCCCGCATGGTGGACGTGTCCGCCAAGCCAAAGACGCAGAGGGTCGCCTGCGCAGCGGGCAGGGTCCTCATGCGGCCCGATACGCTGGAGCTGGTGCGCACAGGCGGCATCAGCAAGGGTGACGTGCTCGCCGTGGCACAGGTGGCGGGCATCATGGCCGCAAAGCGCTGCTGGGAGCTGGTGCCCATGTGCCACCCCATCCAGCTCACGGGCGTCGACGTGTCGTTCTCATACGAGAAGGGCGGCATCGCCTTCACGGCAACCACGCGCTGCTGTGGCGAGACGGGCGTCGAGATGGAGGCGCTCACGGCCGCCTCGGTCACGGGTCTCACGATCTACGACATGTGTAAGGCGCACCAGCGCGACATGGTCATCACCGGGGTGCGCCTGCTTGAGAAGGACGGCGGCAAATCCGGGCACTTCGTGCGGGCCGCGGGCGACGATCCCGCGGCAGCAACGGAGGCTGACACGGCGTCTCTGCCGCACGGCACCGTGGTTGCCACCTGCATATCCGAGAAGAAGGGCACGCGCAAGCAGGCCGTTGACGCTATCGAGCTCAAGGTGGGCAAGGGTATCGAGGGCGACGCTCACGCTGGCGGCTGGCACCGCCAGGTGAGCCTTCTCGCCAACGAGTCCGTGGACCTCATGCGCGCCAAGGGCATCGAGCTTGCGCCGGGGGATTTTGCCGAGAACGTGCTCACGCAGGGGATCGACGTCAAGAGCCTGCCCGTGGGCACCACGCTTGCCGTGGGCCCCGCCCGCATGGTGGTGACGCAGATCGGCAAGGCCTGCCACAACGATTGCGAGATACGGCGCCTTACGGGCATGTGCGTGATGCCCACCGACGGCGTCTTCTGCGTGGTGACGCGCGGTGGAGCCGTGCGCGCCGGTGACGAGGTTCGCGTGATGGGAGAGGGCGAGCTGGCATGA